The Buchnera aphidicola (Chaitophorus populicola) nucleotide sequence ATAATTATTGCGATCATTCTGGCATTAGGTCATATAAGTAATGTTCAACCAACATTTTTTATTGCAATTCTTGGAACATTAGGAATGGCTACAGGATTAACTTTACAAGGAACTATATCAAATTTCACTGCCGGAATTTTACTAAAAATTTTACAACCTTTTAAACTAGGAGAATACGTTAGTTTAGAAAAAATTTCAGGGACAATATTAAATATAGATATATTTTATACAATTTTACGTACTATAGATGGAAAAATTGCTGTAATCCCTAATAATAAAATTATGTCTGGAGAAATTGTAAATTATTCTAGAGCTTCTATTAGAAGAAATGAATTTTTTATACACGTTGCCCATAATTCTGATATTGAATTAGTAATTTCAGTATTAAAAAAAGTTGTAAATAAAGATGATCGAGTAGTACAAAATCCAGATGTATTAATTGGACTTCATGAATTATCTCCTAATTCTTTAAACTTTGTAGTGAGATGTTGGAGTAAAACAAAGGAACTACAAACAGTATATTGGGATTTAATGTTTAAATTTAAAAAAGAATTAGATAAAAATAACATTCAAATTGCATGTTCAGATCATTTTTTAAAATTATTAAAATATAATAAAATACAAAAATTAAAAAAAAATAAAAAATAACACAAAAAGTAATTAAATTATAAAAATTATTTAAAATTAAAATAATTTAATTTAATTACTTAACTTACTAAAAAAATTATGATAAAAATTTATACTTCTAATAATCTAAATTATTTGATAAAAAAAATATGTTATTTAATTAAAAAAAAAAAACAAAATATATTTTTAAAAGAAATAATTATTATAGAGGATAAAGAAATTATTTCTTATATCAAAAAAAAAATATCAAAAATTCTTGGAATTCATGGAAATATTTCTTATATTTCAATAAAAAAATTTATTTTTAACATTTTAAAAAAAAAAGTTTTTAAAAAAAATTTTTTATTAAACGAATCAAATATTTTATGGGAGTTAATGAATTTATCTCAAAAATATATAAAATATTTCCCGTTCAATAAAGCAGATTCAGATCTAATTAAATTTAAATATTTTAAAAGTTTATCAAAAATTTTATATGAATATTCTATTTATAATCCAAATTTAATTTTAGATTGGGAAAATAAAAAAAATACTATATTAAATCAAAATTCTCTCTATAATATACAAAAAAAAATATGGAACAAAATAATTTATACAAAAAACACAAATAAAACTATTCATATTCCATATCTAATAAATAATTTTACTCAAAATGATATTAAATTTATTAAATTACCTAATAAATTATTCTTATTTAATCCAATTAATTATTCATATTCATATTTTGAAATATTAAAAAAAATTAGTAATATTACAAAAATATATTTATTTATATGTACTCCATTTTCAAATTTAAATTTTAAAAAAAAATATAATAAAAATTGCTTTGTTTCCCATTGGTATAAAGATCACTTAAAACAAATAAAATATATTTATTCTTTAACAAAGAATATAAAACACAAATATATTTTAAATAATAATAATAATTTATTGAGTTATATTAAAAATAATATTACAAACATATATAAAAATTTATTTTTAAAAAAAAAAAATATTTCTAGTTGTGACTATTCAATTTCAATTCATGAATGTAACAATTATTTAAGAGAAATAGAAATTTTATATGATAATATATTATATGTATTAAATAAAAATAAAGATATTAAGCCAAAAGATATTATAATTAAAACAAAAAATATTGAAAATTATATTCCGTTTATTAAATCAGTTTTTATTTCAGAAAATCAAAAAAATAAAATTTCATTTAGTATTTACAAAAAAAAATTTTCTAATAATAATCAAATTTTATATATTTTTAACAAAATTTTAGAATTACCAGAAAGTAAATTTAAACATGAAAAAATATTATTTTTTTTAAATTTTTCTTTTATTTCAAAAAAATTTTCAATTAAAAAAAAAGATTTAAAAATAATTAAAAAATGGGTTAAAGATACAAATATTAGATGGGGAATTAATAAAAAACATAAAAAAAAAATGAACTACATACCCATTAATCAAAATACTTGGAATGAAGGTATTAAAAAAATTATTATTGGATATGGAGTAAAAAATTACGTTTTATGGAATAATATTCTTCCATATGATATTTATGAAAAAAAAGAAATTCAAATACTAGAAAAAATATTTTTTTTTATAAAAATTTTAAAAAAATGGAAAAGAATACTATCAACTAAAAAAAATATAAATACCTGGAAAAAAATATATTCAAAAATTATTACTGATTTTTTTTATTTAAATGCTAAAAAAAAAAATCAAATTAAATATATTGAAAAAGCATGGAACGATACATTAAAAAATATTGAAAATAGTTCATATAAAAAACGAATATCAATTAAAATTATTCAATATGAAATTAATTCTAAATTAAGTAAAATTTTTAAATATAAAAAAAAAAATTATAATTCTATAATATTTACTAACTTTAATAATTTTAGAACTGTGCCGTTTAAAATTACCTATATATTAGGTATGAATAATGATAATTTTCCTAAAAAAAACATTCAAAAATGTGAAAATTTATTATATAAATATACAAACAAAAATAATTATCAAAAAAATTCAGAAGATTATTTTATATTTTTAGAATTATTATATTTTACAAAAAAAAAATTCTTTATTAGTTATATAAATAATTCATATAATTCAGTAAAACAACAATCTTATTCTATTATTTTAAATCAATTAAAAATATATATAAAAAAAAATTTTGTTTTTCAAAAAAAAAATATTACCAAAACAAATAATCTCTTTAAAAATTTATTATTTATACATCCTAAACATAGTTTTGAAAAAAAAAATTTTGATATAAAAAAAAATTTTAATAGTTTTCAGTCAATATGGATCTTATCAAAAAATAAAATAAAAAATAAAAATTTAAAAAAAAATATTAAAATACCATTATTATTTCAAATAAAAAATATATATATAAAAAATTTATTATCTTTTTGGAATAATCCTATTAAATATTTTTTTAATAAAAAATTAAAAATTTTTTATAAAAAAGAAATATTACATGACTATAACCAAGAACCTTTTTATATAGATCAAAAAAATCATTATTTATTAAATAAAAAAATTCTCGATTATATGATTTTTAAAAAAGATATAAAAAATTTATTTAAAATAGTATCTTCTATGAGTATTTTACCTCATGGAAATTTTGGAATTACTTATTTTAATCATCAACTAAAAAAAATGAAAAAAATATTTTATAAAATTAAAAAAATAAATATATCTTGTAAAAATAAAAATATTAAATTTAAAATAAATCAGTATCTCATTCAAGGAATCTTAAAAAACATTACTAAAAAAGGTTTATTACGTTGGAAACCATTTAACTTAAATCACTATAATAAAATTACTTTATGGATAGAACATTTAATATATTGTATTTACGGTGGAAAATATAATAGTTATTATATAGGTATGAATAATAAAGTCGTTTTTAAAAACATTCAAAAAGATTTAGCAAAAAAATATTTATTAAAATATATTTTAGGATATATTCAAGGATTAAAAAATCCAATAATTTTAACAAATACAGGATTAACTTGGTTTCATTATATATATGATAAAAAAGAAAAAAATATTTCAAAAAAATATGAAAAAATTAAATATAGTGAAAAAAAAATTAAAGAAGTATGGAATGGGAATAAGTATTCTATAGGAGAAAAAAAAAATCCATATATTAAAAAAATCTATACAATATTAAATGATAAATTTATTAAAAAAACATGTCAAACATGTAAATATTGGATGCTTCCAATATATAAAAATTCTATATAAAATTTTAATAACTTAAAAGATCAATGAATACATTAAATAATATATTTCGAATTCCGTTTAAAGGAATTAGAGTAATTGAAGCATCAGCAGGAACAGGTAAAACATTCACAATTATTTTATTGTATTTGCGTTTATTACTAGGAATTAATAATAAAAAAAAATATTTAGTTACAGAAATTTTAATTATTACATATACTCAAAACGCAAAAATAGAAATTCAAAATAGATTATCTAAAATTATTTATCATCTTTACATAGATTGTTTATCTAAAAAAACAAAAAACATATATTTTAAAAAATTATTTAAGAAAATTAAAAATTTTAAAGAAGCTAATCTTATATTAAAAAAAGCTTATATAGAAATTCATAATGCATCAATTTATACTATTCATGGATTTTGTCAACACATTTTAAAAATTCAAAATATTCATAATGAATATTCTTTAACAGATAAAAAAAATTATCACGAAGAAATTTTATATAAAAAATCTATATATATTTTTTGGAGAAAATTTTTTTATCCATTAAATAAAGAAATTTCTAATATAATTTTTCAATACTGGAAACATCCAGATAATTTATTATTAGAAGTAATTCAATTTTTAAATATTAAATCAAAAATTTTTTTTAAAAAAAATAAAAACATAAAAAATATTATTCAAAAACATAAAGAAAATATAACAAAGATAACAAATTTTAAAAAAAAATGGAAATATATACAAAATTTATTAAAAATAAATTTTTTAAAAAAAAAATTTAATAAAAGAATATATAATAATAAAAATATTTCTAAATGGATTAAAAAAATTACAAAATGGACTTTAAAAAAAACAAAAGATTATATTATCCCCAAAGAATTAAAACATTTTAACAAAAAAAAAATAAAAAAAAATTGTCAAAATTTTAATAAGAAAAATTTTTTATTTTTAGACATCATAAAAAAATTTTTAAAAATACAATTTTCATTAAAAGAAAGTATTATTTTTTATGCAATTCAAGAAATACCAAAAATTTTAAAAAAAATTAAAAAAAAAATTTTTTGTTTTGATAATTTAATTACATCAATATTATTATCTTTAAAAAATAATAAAAATCTAGCACAATTTATAGAAAAAAAGTTTCCAATAGCATTTATTGACGAATTTCAAGATACAGATAATCAACAATATAATATTTTTAGAAAAATATATATAAATAAGCATAAATCTTCATTAATGTTAATAGGAGATCCTAAACAATCTATTTATAATTTTCGAGGAGCAGATATATTTTTTTATTTAAAAAATACATTAAAAATATCTAATATACATACTTTAAAAACAAATTGGAGATCTTCTAAAAAATTAATTGATAGTATAAATTTTTTATTTCAAAGAACAAAAAATACTTTCATTTTTAAAAAAATACAATATAAATCTGTTTTATCCTCAAAAAATTCTTCAAGAAAAAAATTTATTATTAATAAAAAAGAACAACCAGCAATTACATTTTGGTTAAATAAAAATGAAGATGAATCACAAGATAATTAT carries:
- a CDS encoding mechanosensitive ion channel domain-containing protein; the protein is MLKYILIIIAIILALGHISNVQPTFFIAILGTLGMATGLTLQGTISNFTAGILLKILQPFKLGEYVSLEKISGTILNIDIFYTILRTIDGKIAVIPNNKIMSGEIVNYSRASIRRNEFFIHVAHNSDIELVISVLKKVVNKDDRVVQNPDVLIGLHELSPNSLNFVVRCWSKTKELQTVYWDLMFKFKKELDKNNIQIACSDHFLKLLKYNKIQKLKKNKK
- a CDS encoding exodeoxyribonuclease V subunit gamma yields the protein MIKIYTSNNLNYLIKKICYLIKKKKQNIFLKEIIIIEDKEIISYIKKKISKILGIHGNISYISIKKFIFNILKKKVFKKNFLLNESNILWELMNLSQKYIKYFPFNKADSDLIKFKYFKSLSKILYEYSIYNPNLILDWENKKNTILNQNSLYNIQKKIWNKIIYTKNTNKTIHIPYLINNFTQNDIKFIKLPNKLFLFNPINYSYSYFEILKKISNITKIYLFICTPFSNLNFKKKYNKNCFVSHWYKDHLKQIKYIYSLTKNIKHKYILNNNNNLLSYIKNNITNIYKNLFLKKKNISSCDYSISIHECNNYLREIEILYDNILYVLNKNKDIKPKDIIIKTKNIENYIPFIKSVFISENQKNKISFSIYKKKFSNNNQILYIFNKILELPESKFKHEKILFFLNFSFISKKFSIKKKDLKIIKKWVKDTNIRWGINKKHKKKMNYIPINQNTWNEGIKKIIIGYGVKNYVLWNNILPYDIYEKKEIQILEKIFFFIKILKKWKRILSTKKNINTWKKIYSKIITDFFYLNAKKKNQIKYIEKAWNDTLKNIENSSYKKRISIKIIQYEINSKLSKIFKYKKKNYNSIIFTNFNNFRTVPFKITYILGMNNDNFPKKNIQKCENLLYKYTNKNNYQKNSEDYFIFLELLYFTKKKFFISYINNSYNSVKQQSYSIILNQLKIYIKKNFVFQKKNITKTNNLFKNLLFIHPKHSFEKKNFDIKKNFNSFQSIWILSKNKIKNKNLKKNIKIPLLFQIKNIYIKNLLSFWNNPIKYFFNKKLKIFYKKEILHDYNQEPFYIDQKNHYLLNKKILDYMIFKKDIKNLFKIVSSMSILPHGNFGITYFNHQLKKMKKIFYKIKKINISCKNKNIKFKINQYLIQGILKNITKKGLLRWKPFNLNHYNKITLWIEHLIYCIYGGKYNSYYIGMNNKVVFKNIQKDLAKKYLLKYILGYIQGLKNPIILTNTGLTWFHYIYDKKEKNISKKYEKIKYSEKKIKEVWNGNKYSIGEKKNPYIKKIYTILNDKFIKKTCQTCKYWMLPIYKNSI